The nucleotide sequence ACATATTGATTCCGCTCAGCGAACTCCAGGGAGTTCGTGAGATTAAACCGATACTGACCGTGAAGAAGGTAAAAGAGCAATTCTGGAATATTGAGGAGTACGATCTACATGGATATTAGTGTTCTAAACAGCTGCCTTGCGATAATCACTCTTGTGCTGGGTGCTGCCCTTATCGTATATATGTATCAGGCTTACAAACTTGTAAAACAGCAGAGTATCCTTCTGTTGATGTATGGTGTATTTATAATTATAATCGGTATAGTCCTCCCGGATATTGTAGCACTTTTCTTCCAGGAAACTTTTGCATGGTTTTGGGCGGAGATCTTTTCAAGATGCCTTGCAATCATCGGCATAT is from Methanolacinia paynteri and encodes:
- a CDS encoding DUF7521 family protein; translation: MDISVLNSCLAIITLVLGAALIVYMYQAYKLVKQQSILLLMYGVFIIIIGIVLPDIVALFFQETFAWFWAEIFSRCLAIIGICVIIYSILRG